One window from the genome of Prosthecobacter sp. SYSU 5D2 encodes:
- a CDS encoding polyprenyl synthetase family protein, producing MSTVAVRSAALPPAIPGLVRRFRQPKKNIPQTKQDRDFVLQAVREYAEQTKLVPPVPIDELQVHTDKIMALNGIEKIYRDYTGVLLANETWRESLATVPFEKRLLLMPKCLRIESKCPAPFDEFGLLCKQCGLCSIQDFQNEAEKLGYAVLVAEGSAIVMSLIQTGKIEAIVGISCLAVLERTFPYVEAAAIPAVAVPLLQDDCIDTTVDVDWVWDYIHLTSEDKTRRLNLNDLHDEVKTWFTPEALDNLLGKPTCQTEQIARDWLGRAGKRWRPFLTIAAYQALREDPEGPISDDLKLAAISVEAFHKASLIHDDIEDNDAERYGEPTLHSEHGIPVALNVGDLLIGEGYRLLAEMKCASHICSATLKVAAEGQRELCRGQGAELLWNNHPVALSNTQVLEIFRSKTAPAFEVALKIGAAMAGQLDETADVLHTYSENLGIAYQIRDDLDDLGDDSAADNDVSIRPSIILALLRERGKGEVKEIMEALWNGQATTLPDKPTIRQWAEESGAYDKTTLMLETYKEAAIRSLQEVELPNLKGLLRRVIGKIFNELEIKGWCREFEQKNADPGAREAAAKAAEHLVPNVVA from the coding sequence ATGTCCACTGTCGCCGTCCGCTCTGCCGCCCTGCCTCCTGCCATCCCTGGTCTTGTGAGGCGCTTCCGGCAGCCCAAAAAAAACATCCCTCAGACCAAGCAGGACCGCGACTTCGTGCTCCAGGCCGTCAGGGAATATGCCGAGCAGACCAAACTCGTCCCGCCTGTGCCCATTGACGAACTCCAGGTGCACACGGACAAGATCATGGCGCTCAATGGCATCGAAAAGATCTACCGTGACTACACCGGCGTGCTTCTGGCCAATGAAACCTGGCGGGAATCCCTGGCCACGGTGCCGTTTGAAAAACGGCTTCTCCTGATGCCCAAGTGCCTGCGGATCGAGAGCAAATGCCCGGCTCCGTTTGATGAATTCGGCCTGCTTTGCAAACAATGCGGTCTTTGCAGCATCCAGGACTTCCAAAATGAAGCCGAGAAACTCGGTTACGCCGTCCTCGTCGCCGAAGGCAGCGCCATCGTCATGTCGCTCATCCAGACGGGCAAGATCGAGGCCATCGTCGGCATCTCCTGCCTGGCCGTTCTGGAGCGCACCTTCCCGTATGTGGAAGCCGCCGCCATCCCGGCTGTGGCCGTGCCTTTGCTTCAGGATGACTGCATTGATACCACCGTAGATGTGGACTGGGTGTGGGATTACATCCACCTCACCAGCGAGGACAAAACCCGCCGCCTGAACCTCAATGATCTGCATGATGAGGTCAAAACGTGGTTCACCCCGGAAGCGCTGGACAACCTGCTGGGCAAACCCACCTGCCAGACCGAACAGATCGCCCGAGACTGGCTGGGCCGTGCGGGCAAACGCTGGCGCCCCTTCCTGACCATCGCCGCCTACCAGGCCCTGCGTGAAGATCCCGAAGGACCGATTTCAGATGACCTGAAGCTGGCCGCTATTTCCGTAGAGGCCTTTCACAAAGCCTCCCTCATTCACGATGACATTGAGGACAACGACGCTGAGCGTTACGGCGAACCGACTTTGCATTCCGAGCATGGAATCCCGGTGGCACTGAATGTGGGCGATCTTTTGATTGGCGAAGGCTACCGCCTGCTGGCCGAGATGAAGTGCGCCAGCCACATCTGCAGCGCCACCCTCAAAGTCGCGGCTGAAGGTCAGCGTGAGCTGTGCCGCGGCCAGGGAGCCGAGCTTCTTTGGAACAACCACCCTGTGGCCCTCAGCAACACCCAGGTGCTGGAAATCTTCCGCAGCAAGACCGCGCCTGCCTTTGAAGTCGCCCTGAAAATCGGTGCGGCCATGGCAGGCCAGCTCGATGAAACCGCTGATGTCCTGCACACCTACAGCGAGAACCTCGGCATCGCCTACCAGATCCGCGATGACCTGGATGATCTGGGTGATGACTCCGCCGCCGACAACGATGTCAGCATCCGCCCCAGCATCATCCTGGCGCTGCTGCGCGAGCGTGGCAAAGGCGAGGTTAAGGAGATCATGGAAGCCCTGTGGAACGGCCAGGCCACCACCCTGCCGGACAAGCCCACCATCCGCCAGTGGGCGGAGGAATCCGGGGCCTATGACAAAACCACGCTCATGCTGGAGACCTACAAGGAGGCGGCCATCCGCAGCCTTCAGGAAGTGGAGCTGCCCAACTTGAAAGGCCTGCTGCGCCGGGTCATTGGCAAGATCTTCAATGAGCTGGAGATCAAAGGCTGGTGCCGTGAGTTTGAACAGAAAAATGCCGATCCGGGAGCACGGGAGGCCGCCGCGAAAGCCGCCGAGCACCTCGTGCCCAACGTGGTCGCCTAA
- the gdhA gene encoding NADP-specific glutamate dehydrogenase has translation MTAKTGSLDAFLAMVRARDPAQPEFHQAVEEIFISLWPFIQANPKYFENALLQRLVEPERVIIFRVPWIDDQGQAQVNRGYRVQMNSAIGPYKGGLRFHPTVNLSILKFLALEQVLKNALTSLPMGGGKGGSDFDPKGRSDNEVMRFCQSFMTELYRHVGGEVDVPAGDIGVGAREIGYLYGQYKRITNDTSCVLTGKGLSYGGSLIRKEATGYGCVYFAQEMLHCQATDFEDQRVVISGSGNVSQHAAEKVIEMGGKVISLSDSNGTVHIPAGLTLAQLDSVMELKNVRRGRIAEFAEEQGLTYYAGKTPWSLPCDIALPCATQNEIHEEDARMLVQNGCKCVAEGANMPSTLKAVDVFLEAKILFAPGKAANAGGVATSGLEMSQNALRLSWSSGEVDSKLHTIMQDIHRSCLSYGKEADGFVNYVKGANIAGFVKVAEAMMAQGVV, from the coding sequence ATGACTGCAAAAACCGGTTCACTGGATGCCTTTCTGGCCATGGTTCGGGCCCGTGATCCGGCCCAACCTGAATTTCATCAAGCTGTCGAGGAGATTTTCATCAGTCTGTGGCCGTTTATCCAGGCCAACCCCAAGTACTTTGAGAATGCTCTGCTTCAGCGCCTGGTGGAGCCTGAACGGGTGATCATCTTCCGGGTGCCCTGGATTGATGACCAGGGCCAGGCACAGGTGAACCGGGGTTATCGCGTACAGATGAACAGCGCCATCGGACCCTACAAGGGAGGGCTGCGGTTCCATCCCACCGTCAATCTGAGCATCCTCAAATTCCTGGCCCTTGAGCAGGTGCTGAAAAATGCGTTGACCTCACTGCCCATGGGCGGCGGCAAGGGTGGCTCCGACTTTGATCCCAAAGGACGCAGCGACAATGAGGTCATGCGTTTTTGCCAGTCGTTCATGACGGAGCTTTACCGCCACGTTGGCGGAGAAGTGGATGTCCCTGCGGGGGACATTGGAGTCGGAGCCCGTGAGATCGGCTACCTGTATGGCCAATATAAAAGGATCACCAATGACACGTCCTGCGTACTGACAGGCAAGGGGCTCTCATACGGCGGGAGCTTGATCCGCAAAGAGGCCACGGGTTATGGCTGCGTCTATTTCGCCCAGGAAATGCTTCACTGCCAGGCTACCGATTTTGAAGACCAGCGTGTGGTCATCTCCGGCTCGGGCAACGTCTCCCAACACGCGGCTGAAAAGGTGATCGAGATGGGAGGCAAGGTGATCTCCCTTTCGGATTCCAATGGAACCGTTCACATCCCCGCCGGACTGACCCTGGCGCAACTCGACTCTGTGATGGAACTGAAAAACGTGCGTCGTGGACGCATCGCTGAGTTTGCCGAGGAACAGGGTCTAACCTATTATGCTGGAAAGACTCCGTGGTCGCTGCCATGCGATATTGCACTGCCGTGCGCAACGCAGAATGAGATTCACGAAGAAGATGCGCGCATGCTGGTCCAGAACGGCTGCAAATGCGTGGCTGAAGGGGCCAATATGCCCTCCACACTGAAAGCGGTGGATGTCTTTCTCGAAGCGAAGATTCTCTTTGCGCCTGGAAAAGCGGCCAACGCTGGAGGCGTGGCCACCAGCGGGCTCGAGATGAGCCAGAACGCCCTGCGCCTTTCCTGGTCCAGCGGTGAGGTGGACAGTAAACTGCATACCATCATGCAGGACATCCACCGTTCATGCCTCAGCTACGGAAAGGAAGCCGATGGTTTTGTCAACTATGTCAAAGGGGCGAACATCGCCGGTTTTGTCAAAGTGGCGGAGGCCATGATGGCCCAGGGTGTCGTGTGA
- a CDS encoding sigma-54 dependent transcriptional regulator, with protein MEDLPDSRILIVDTDPDFLVWAAGHLKAPGVSVSTAERAEEALSNYQKTRADLVLAEVRLPGTSGIELLKRLRQTDPNAMVILFSGIASTSNVIEAMRLGAYDVLGKEKLPYELRTVVESALRANESRRVTRANASEVPAETIQETIMGRSAPMQDVFKMIGRVSRSDAPVMVTGESGCGKELVARAIHKFSPRTTKEFVGINITSIPDNLMESEIFGHEKGSFTGAVTQRVGRFEQCDGGTLFLDEIGDMPLAVQSKLLRVLQEGEFCRVGSNQVLKCDVRVLAATNKDLEAEVAKGTFREDLFYRLNVVRIHIPPLRERREDVRLLAEFFLHRQSARRRGLTMRFTEDALALLEAYDWPGNVRELENTIQRACALSNSDVLLASDIPLGSTGSRHGSSASTVTRMRDALTMLLNTAQNSPDIELLPWVERELSRMAFRHYEEDSAKASKLLGISTSELEVNLGAPAVKKVPAAKKAG; from the coding sequence ATGGAAGATCTCCCGGACTCTCGCATTCTCATCGTGGACACTGATCCCGACTTCCTTGTCTGGGCCGCCGGCCATTTGAAAGCGCCAGGCGTTTCGGTCAGCACGGCGGAAAGGGCCGAGGAAGCGCTGTCAAATTACCAGAAAACCCGCGCAGACCTGGTGCTTGCGGAAGTGCGCCTGCCGGGCACCTCCGGCATTGAGCTTCTGAAGCGGCTGCGCCAGACGGACCCTAACGCAATGGTGATCCTGTTCAGCGGCATCGCCAGCACGAGCAATGTTATCGAGGCGATGCGCCTCGGGGCTTATGATGTGCTGGGCAAAGAGAAGCTGCCCTATGAACTGCGCACCGTGGTGGAAAGTGCTTTGCGGGCCAATGAATCCCGGCGCGTGACCCGTGCCAATGCCTCCGAAGTGCCGGCTGAGACCATTCAGGAGACGATCATGGGCCGCTCTGCTCCCATGCAGGATGTCTTTAAAATGATTGGCCGCGTCTCCCGCAGTGACGCGCCCGTCATGGTCACCGGTGAGAGCGGCTGCGGCAAAGAACTGGTGGCCCGTGCCATTCACAAATTCAGTCCGCGCACCACCAAGGAATTTGTCGGCATCAACATCACCTCCATTCCGGACAACCTGATGGAGAGCGAAATCTTCGGCCATGAAAAAGGCAGCTTTACCGGGGCGGTAACGCAGCGTGTGGGCCGCTTTGAGCAGTGCGATGGCGGCACGCTTTTCCTGGATGAAATTGGAGACATGCCCCTGGCCGTGCAGAGCAAGCTGCTGCGCGTACTCCAGGAAGGCGAGTTCTGCCGGGTGGGAAGCAACCAGGTGTTGAAGTGCGATGTGCGCGTGCTGGCTGCGACCAACAAAGACCTGGAGGCCGAAGTGGCCAAAGGCACCTTCCGCGAAGACCTTTTTTACCGCCTCAACGTCGTCCGCATCCACATCCCGCCGCTGCGTGAACGCCGCGAGGATGTGCGCCTTCTGGCTGAGTTCTTCCTGCACCGGCAGTCCGCACGCCGCCGTGGCCTGACCATGCGCTTCACCGAAGATGCCCTGGCATTGCTGGAGGCCTATGACTGGCCGGGTAACGTGCGCGAGCTGGAAAACACCATCCAGCGTGCCTGTGCGCTGTCCAATTCGGATGTTCTGCTCGCCTCGGACATTCCCCTGGGCAGCACTGGCAGCCGTCATGGCAGCTCAGCGAGCACCGTCACCCGCATGCGGGATGCGCTGACCATGCTGTTAAACACTGCCCAAAACAGCCCGGACATTGAGCTTCTGCCATGGGTGGAGCGCGAGCTTTCCCGGATGGCCTTCCGCCATTATGAAGAAGACTCCGCCAAGGCTTCCAAGCTTCTCGGCATCAGCACCTCAGAGCTGGAGGTGAACCTGGGAGCACCTGCCGTGAAGAAAGTGCCTGCCGCTAAGAAAGCCGGTTAA
- a CDS encoding YebC/PmpR family DNA-binding transcriptional regulator translates to MGAQWKQKWRELAADQKGKLVGKLTREIQVAARLGGPDPDLNARLYAAIMAARKQSVTRDSIERAIAKGAGIGGEQVNYQTVIFEGFAPHRVPVMVECLTDNNNRTSSEVRVLFKAGSMGTPGTVAWMFEHCGLIEGQHTDKGLDIEIAALEAEADNVEPLELDEEEAAGHIGARFFCPIPSLDTVTKALKAAGWNITTSEMHYHAKDYPELSEAQREDVTSFLQGLDGHADVHRVYAALK, encoded by the coding sequence ATGGGCGCACAATGGAAACAAAAATGGCGGGAACTGGCCGCAGATCAAAAAGGCAAGCTCGTCGGCAAACTGACGCGGGAAATCCAGGTGGCGGCCCGTCTGGGCGGGCCTGATCCGGATCTTAACGCACGCCTTTATGCGGCCATCATGGCCGCGCGCAAGCAAAGCGTCACCCGCGACTCGATCGAGCGGGCCATCGCCAAAGGCGCGGGCATCGGCGGTGAGCAGGTGAACTATCAGACGGTCATTTTTGAAGGGTTCGCCCCGCATCGGGTGCCGGTGATGGTGGAATGCCTGACGGACAACAACAACCGCACCTCCTCAGAGGTACGTGTTCTTTTCAAAGCGGGCAGCATGGGCACGCCTGGAACGGTGGCCTGGATGTTTGAGCATTGCGGACTGATTGAAGGCCAGCATACGGACAAAGGCCTGGATATCGAAATCGCTGCGCTGGAAGCTGAAGCAGACAATGTAGAGCCGCTGGAACTGGATGAAGAAGAGGCTGCAGGTCACATCGGCGCCCGCTTTTTCTGCCCCATTCCGTCCCTGGATACCGTGACCAAGGCCCTCAAAGCCGCCGGGTGGAACATCACCACTTCCGAGATGCACTACCATGCCAAGGACTATCCAGAGCTGTCCGAAGCCCAGCGTGAAGATGTCACCTCTTTCCTGCAGGGCCTGGACGGACATGCCGATGTGCATCGGGTGTACGCCGCCCTGAAGTAA
- a CDS encoding cation:proton antiporter, protein MPPRLTPLLAAAEGLPPLFTLLAVMLTTVVIVSLLLLRLQQSLLAGYFICGVIVANSGVLDLLGGGESEQRIAQMSEFGVMLLMFTLGMEFSLGDLKYVRRLAFVGGGWQMGACIALAGMAAWLGGITLTGAVLLAVALAMSSTAVSLKTFQDLGLESSTGARMALAVAIFQDLFIIVFFLVLPLLLHEGGDDQSIWQRVASLLGRGGLFVILAGLAARWVIPMLLNAVTRTRNRELFTLSVVGSCIGLAFIGGLLDLGLALGAFVAGLAVSESIFKHRILADIMPIKDLFLTLFFVSVGLMIDLRIAAIYWQPILALTTVLMLAKAGIITVIARQLGLAHRQALMAGIGLCSAGEFSLVLLQKAGPSGLWDAGLQQTFIASAALSMGLLPALMRAGEPLGARLEKLGWGRKKASLPDSAPMRQKMSVMHDHAIICGFGPVGQQLNKSLQDEGVSTLVVELNADTVRLLKRQGQAVLFADAAHAETWELTRLSQARMVAFTFPDATLTLEALSLIREHRKDIPVLARARFASDVERLKRFGATVVINDEIEAARAVVEQGRIL, encoded by the coding sequence ATGCCACCCCGCCTGACACCCCTGCTCGCTGCCGCTGAGGGGCTGCCGCCGCTGTTTACCCTGCTGGCGGTGATGCTCACCACGGTGGTCATCGTCTCACTGCTGCTGCTCCGCCTTCAGCAATCCCTTCTGGCAGGCTACTTTATCTGCGGCGTCATCGTCGCCAACAGCGGGGTTCTGGATCTTTTGGGCGGTGGCGAATCCGAGCAGCGGATTGCGCAGATGTCGGAGTTTGGGGTCATGCTCCTGATGTTCACCCTGGGTATGGAGTTTTCCCTGGGTGACCTGAAGTACGTCAGGCGGCTGGCCTTCGTGGGTGGTGGCTGGCAGATGGGGGCGTGCATTGCCCTGGCGGGAATGGCGGCCTGGCTGGGCGGCATCACCCTCACGGGAGCCGTCCTGCTGGCGGTGGCCCTCGCCATGAGCTCCACCGCTGTCAGTTTGAAGACGTTTCAAGACCTTGGTCTGGAGTCTAGCACCGGGGCACGCATGGCCCTGGCGGTGGCCATTTTTCAGGATCTTTTCATCATCGTCTTCTTTCTGGTGCTCCCCTTGCTTCTGCATGAGGGCGGGGATGATCAGAGCATCTGGCAGCGGGTTGCCTCCCTCCTTGGACGGGGTGGACTTTTTGTCATTCTGGCCGGACTTGCAGCGCGCTGGGTCATCCCGATGTTGCTGAACGCCGTCACACGGACACGCAACCGCGAGCTGTTCACCCTCAGCGTCGTCGGTTCCTGCATCGGGCTGGCCTTCATCGGCGGCTTGCTGGACCTGGGGCTGGCCCTGGGAGCCTTCGTGGCCGGTCTGGCGGTCAGCGAATCCATCTTCAAGCATCGGATCCTGGCGGACATCATGCCTATCAAGGACCTGTTCCTGACCCTGTTCTTTGTTTCTGTGGGGCTGATGATTGATCTGCGCATAGCCGCCATTTACTGGCAACCCATCCTGGCACTTACAACGGTCCTCATGCTTGCCAAGGCAGGCATTATTACGGTCATAGCGCGCCAGCTCGGACTCGCCCACCGGCAGGCCCTCATGGCGGGCATCGGCCTGTGCAGCGCAGGGGAGTTTTCCCTGGTGCTGTTACAAAAAGCAGGCCCGTCCGGCCTTTGGGATGCGGGTCTGCAACAGACTTTTATTGCCAGTGCGGCGCTCAGCATGGGACTTTTACCGGCCCTGATGCGGGCAGGCGAGCCGCTCGGCGCACGCCTGGAAAAGCTTGGCTGGGGCCGCAAAAAGGCCTCCCTACCGGACTCCGCCCCCATGCGCCAGAAAATGAGCGTCATGCATGACCACGCCATCATTTGCGGCTTCGGTCCGGTCGGCCAGCAACTCAACAAATCCCTTCAGGATGAAGGCGTCTCAACCCTGGTCGTGGAGCTGAATGCAGATACGGTACGGCTATTAAAGCGCCAGGGCCAGGCGGTGCTTTTTGCCGATGCGGCCCATGCAGAGACCTGGGAACTCACCCGCCTGTCACAGGCAAGGATGGTCGCCTTTACTTTTCCAGATGCCACCTTGACCCTGGAGGCCCTCTCACTCATCCGCGAGCACCGAAAGGATATTCCGGTGCTCGCGAGGGCACGCTTTGCTTCAGACGTGGAGCGCTTGAAGCGGTTCGGTGCCACAGTGGTGATCAATGATGAGATCGAGGCGGCCCGTGCTGTGGTGGAGCAGGGGCGCATCCTCTGA
- a CDS encoding glycine zipper domain-containing protein, with amino-acid sequence MKRFFISLIAVASLASCATGPNAQTGTVVGGLGGAAVGGIIGNQSGRGLEGAAIGAGLGALAGNAIGNSQDQRNYERGRYYHNGRYYNQRGYRNNRYYYY; translated from the coding sequence ATGAAACGTTTCTTCATTTCTCTCATTGCCGTCGCTTCGCTGGCTTCCTGTGCCACCGGACCAAACGCCCAAACAGGCACCGTTGTGGGTGGTCTGGGCGGTGCCGCCGTCGGCGGAATCATTGGCAACCAAAGCGGGCGTGGCCTGGAAGGCGCCGCCATCGGTGCCGGTCTGGGAGCTCTGGCTGGAAACGCCATCGGTAACTCCCAGGACCAGCGCAACTACGAGCGTGGACGTTATTATCACAATGGCCGCTATTACAACCAGCGCGGCTATCGCAACAACCGCTACTATTACTATTAA
- a CDS encoding PSD1 and planctomycete cytochrome C domain-containing protein, which yields MYRKLIVFRLLMAVLAGLPFALLSADSLSPADLDFFEKKVRPILVERCYECHSAEGGKTKGNLAVDSKNALLQGGDNGPALVAGNADKSLIIEAIRYKNRDMQMPPKSALPAAELKILETWVERGAPDPRTQVTAHGPQKIDLEKGRQHWAFRPVAKVSPPDNGHPIDAFIQAKLSENKLTLSPPADPVTLIRRMSFDLTGLPPSPEEAAAFEAEYSRQPQTAVRTLIDRLLASPHYGEKWGRHWLDVARYADSNGLDENIALGTAWRYRDYVVRSFNADKPFDQFLTEQIAGDLLPAKNLAERHEHATATAFLNLGAKVLAEADKEKLTMDVVDEQIETTGRAFLGMTLGCVRCHDHKFDPISHEDYYALAAIFKSTRSFSDERTGAISYWHETPVGGLDDFAIVKSAELALTAKKKELATAKAAAKKMPADEAKKMVEALMTEAENVEKNLPDLPTVIGVMDATEIQSSVPIHIRGSHLTLGKPVERGFPKVMQASLKTAPAFPKEKSGRLELARWLASPEHPLTARVIANRVWTWHFSQGIARTPDNFGLLGDAPTHPELLDWLATWLPENGWSLKDLHRLILTSATYQQASAPSLEQDPENRLWHHFPVRRLQAEEIRDALLSVAGKLDLSMGGKTVPLRNRQFVFNHTSKDATKYDSTRRALYLPVIRNNLYDLFQQFDYPDPTVSTGLRNSTVVSPQALLLMNSPVAEESARGFAHRIMQQGDDFETRIAAAIRLAYAREAKASDRDQAQDFLVAADGILASTINDHQQREQRTWELLCQSLMMANEFIYLR from the coding sequence ATGTACCGAAAACTTATTGTCTTCCGCTTGTTGATGGCCGTCCTGGCAGGGCTGCCCTTCGCATTACTGTCGGCAGATTCACTGAGCCCTGCCGATTTGGACTTCTTCGAAAAGAAGGTGCGGCCCATCCTGGTCGAGCGCTGTTATGAATGCCACTCTGCCGAAGGCGGCAAGACCAAAGGCAACCTTGCCGTGGATTCCAAAAACGCCCTCTTGCAAGGCGGGGACAATGGCCCGGCCCTGGTCGCCGGGAATGCTGACAAAAGCCTCATCATTGAGGCCATCCGTTATAAAAACCGGGACATGCAGATGCCGCCCAAAAGCGCCCTGCCAGCTGCCGAGTTGAAGATTTTGGAGACCTGGGTAGAGCGGGGTGCTCCAGACCCCCGGACTCAGGTCACCGCACATGGCCCCCAGAAAATTGATCTCGAAAAAGGCCGGCAGCACTGGGCTTTCCGGCCTGTGGCCAAGGTAAGTCCTCCCGACAACGGCCATCCCATTGACGCCTTCATTCAGGCGAAGCTGAGCGAGAACAAGCTGACCCTGTCGCCACCCGCAGATCCGGTCACGCTCATCCGGCGCATGTCGTTTGACCTCACCGGACTGCCGCCCTCACCGGAAGAAGCCGCTGCTTTTGAAGCCGAGTATTCCCGCCAGCCGCAGACCGCTGTCCGCACGCTCATTGACCGCTTGCTCGCCTCGCCTCATTACGGGGAAAAATGGGGCCGCCACTGGCTGGATGTCGCCCGGTATGCGGATTCCAACGGCCTGGATGAAAACATCGCCCTGGGCACGGCGTGGCGTTATCGCGACTATGTGGTACGCAGTTTCAATGCGGACAAGCCCTTCGACCAGTTCCTGACCGAGCAGATCGCCGGCGACCTGCTGCCCGCCAAAAACCTGGCCGAGCGCCACGAGCACGCCACCGCCACTGCTTTCCTCAACCTCGGTGCCAAAGTCCTGGCGGAGGCTGACAAGGAAAAGCTGACCATGGATGTGGTGGATGAGCAGATCGAGACCACCGGACGTGCCTTTCTGGGCATGACCCTGGGCTGTGTGCGCTGCCATGATCACAAGTTTGATCCCATCAGCCACGAGGATTATTACGCCCTGGCAGCGATCTTCAAAAGCACCCGCTCGTTCTCCGATGAAAGAACCGGGGCCATCTCCTACTGGCATGAAACGCCAGTCGGCGGGCTGGATGATTTCGCCATCGTGAAATCGGCGGAACTCGCGCTGACCGCCAAGAAAAAAGAACTCGCCACGGCCAAAGCAGCGGCCAAAAAAATGCCCGCTGACGAGGCCAAGAAGATGGTGGAGGCACTGATGACCGAAGCTGAAAACGTGGAAAAAAATCTGCCCGACCTGCCCACGGTCATTGGGGTCATGGATGCGACAGAAATTCAATCTTCTGTACCCATCCACATTCGCGGCAGCCACCTCACCCTGGGCAAGCCCGTGGAGCGCGGCTTTCCCAAGGTTATGCAGGCATCTTTGAAAACGGCACCGGCCTTCCCCAAAGAAAAAAGCGGCCGTCTTGAACTCGCCCGCTGGCTGGCCAGCCCCGAGCATCCGCTGACAGCACGCGTCATCGCCAACCGAGTGTGGACCTGGCATTTCAGCCAGGGCATCGCCCGCACTCCGGATAATTTCGGCCTGCTTGGGGATGCTCCAACCCATCCAGAACTGCTGGACTGGCTGGCCACCTGGCTTCCTGAAAACGGCTGGAGCCTGAAGGACCTGCACCGCCTCATCCTCACCAGCGCCACCTATCAGCAGGCCAGTGCGCCCAGCCTGGAGCAGGACCCGGAAAACCGCCTCTGGCATCACTTCCCGGTACGCCGTCTGCAGGCCGAGGAGATCCGGGATGCGCTGCTCAGCGTGGCGGGAAAACTGGATCTCAGCATGGGCGGCAAGACGGTGCCGCTGCGGAACCGCCAGTTTGTCTTCAATCACACTTCCAAAGACGCCACCAAATATGACAGCACGCGCCGTGCTCTCTACCTGCCGGTCATTCGCAACAATCTGTATGATCTCTTCCAGCAGTTTGATTATCCAGACCCCACCGTCTCCACCGGCCTGCGCAACAGCACGGTCGTATCCCCGCAAGCCCTGCTGCTCATGAACAGCCCGGTGGCTGAAGAAAGCGCCCGTGGTTTCGCTCACCGCATCATGCAGCAGGGCGATGATTTTGAAACCCGCATCGCGGCCGCCATCCGGCTGGCCTATGCCCGCGAAGCGAAAGCTTCAGACCGGGATCAGGCGCAGGACTTTCTGGTCGCCGCAGACGGCATCCTGGCTTCCACGATCAATGACCACCAGCAGCGTGAGCAGCGCACCTGGGAGCTGCTCTGCCAGTCCCTGATGATGGCCAACGAGTTCATTTATCTGAGGTAA